From a region of the Syngnathus scovelli strain Florida chromosome 19, RoL_Ssco_1.2, whole genome shotgun sequence genome:
- the LOC125986570 gene encoding uncharacterized protein, translated as MGNSMGCVRPPPDSELVGEPPLSSKKRLRFRRRRKGRKNRKVDVQDAVETKTSFQGTLDSPLMLEHSRMLSPVSAYSPSGGLPQAQRSPKLSPGWRGIFCLPGEEDAASAIVDVSSIPGQTTATAATLSGSATPGGGRLCRVREKVHGVLEKPSVLEEEKAKSERTLPERIQRRQVETMPSLGEHNGVVHIREVDGKLCVVQTVYPSDYGSPAWRAQSDREVEIHKEAPAPFPVAGPILKVHLSEDEGDTQDEAFDQIWMADNLAAAEGLSLDTPSRAQERYSLLESGYASDLPLTSPETAVTTPSRGDWQMLLSASSAERLDAAAAAETALQQRAAARQLPQVSPDLKNWFLKEPAGVILLIRIYLLHLSILLFLSGM; from the coding sequence ATGGGGAACTCCATGGGTTGCGTCAGGCCTCCGCCAGACTCTGAACTTGTCGGAGAGCCTCCGCTGTCATCCAAGAAGCGATTACGTTTCAGGCGGAGGCGCAAGGGACGCAAAAACAGGAAAGTCGATGTCCAAGATGCCGTCGAGACGAAGACTTCTTTTCAAGGAACTTTGGACTCTCCTCTAATGTTGGAACATTCCAGGATGCTTTCGCCCGTATCTGCGTATTCTCCCTCTGGTGGCCTTCCCCAAGCTCAGCGTAGTCCCAAACTCAGTCCGGGCTGGAGAGGAATTTTCTGCCTCCCCGGCGAGGAAGATGCCGCCAGTGCCATCGTGGACGTCTCCAGCATCCCAGGCCAAACCACCGCCACCGCAGCAACTCTGTCCGGCAGCGCCACCCCAGGAGGGGGGAGGCTCTGCCGTGTTCGAGAGAAAGTCCACGGCGTCCTGGAGAAACCTTCCGTGCTTGAAGAAGAGAAAGCGAAGAGTGAGAGGACGCTGCCTGAAAGGATTCAACGACGGCAAGTCGAGACGATGCCTTCTTTGGGAGAGCACAACGGTGTGGTCCACATCCGAGAGGTGGATGGGAAGCTCTGCGTGGTGCAGACCGTGTACCCCAGTGATTATGGCTCTCCGGCATGGAGGGCCCAAAGTGACCGTGAAGTGGAAATCCACAAAGAGGCTCCTGCTCCTTTCCCGGTTGCAGGACCTATTCTCAAAGTCCACCTGTCGGAGGATGAAGGAGACACGCAAGATGAGGCCTTCGACCAAATATGGATGGCGGACAACCTGGCCGCCGCTGAAGGACTTAGCTTAGACACGCCGAGTCGAGCGCAGGAGAGATACTCTCTCTTGGAGTCGGGCTACGCCAGCGACCTCCCGCTGACCTCGCCAGAAACGGCTGTCACCACTCCCAGCCGTGGGGACTGGCAGATGTTGCTAAGCGCTAGCTCGGCGGAAAGACtggacgcggcggcggcggcagagaCGGCGCTGCAGCAACGGGCTGCCGCTAGACAACTGCCACAGGTCAGCCCAGATCTCAAAAACTGGTTCTTGAAGGAACCAGCAGGGGTTATCCTCCTAATTCGGATTTATTTGCTGCACTTaagcattttgctttttttgtcaggCATGTGA